The Buchnera aphidicola (Sitobion avenae) genome contains a region encoding:
- the glyQ gene encoding glycine--tRNA ligase subunit alpha yields MPNYHHNFYNLIVILQEYWLKQGCTIFQPLDLPIGAGTFHNVTFFGTIGPEPINAAYVQGCRRPSDGRYGENPNRLQHYYQFQVIIKPSTENIQNLYLNSLNLLNIDETVNDIRFVEDNWENPTLGAWGIGWEVWLNGMEITQFTYFQQVGALECNPVTVEITYGLERIAMHMQNKSNVYDLTWNMHNNKKITYGDIFQENEIEQSYYNFEYSNINFLFNSFEEYELEAKNLINLKKPLLRVAYEKTLQANHIFNLLDARKSISSNERQNYILRIRKLTTQIAIKYLNLREKLGFPLCYKKREIHDKKNIIN; encoded by the coding sequence ATGCCAAATTATCATCATAATTTTTATAATTTAATTGTAATTTTACAAGAATACTGGTTAAAGCAAGGATGTACTATTTTTCAACCATTAGATCTCCCAATAGGAGCAGGTACATTTCACAATGTTACTTTTTTTGGTACTATTGGACCAGAACCAATTAATGCTGCATATGTACAAGGTTGTCGTCGTCCTTCTGACGGCAGGTATGGAGAAAACCCTAATCGTTTACAACATTATTACCAATTTCAAGTTATTATAAAACCTTCTACAGAGAATATTCAAAATCTTTATTTAAATTCGTTAAATCTATTAAATATAGATGAAACAGTAAATGATATACGTTTTGTAGAAGATAACTGGGAAAATCCTACATTAGGAGCTTGGGGCATTGGTTGGGAAGTTTGGTTGAATGGAATGGAAATCACTCAATTTACTTATTTTCAACAAGTAGGTGCATTAGAATGCAATCCTGTAACTGTAGAAATAACATATGGTTTAGAAAGAATTGCTATGCATATGCAAAATAAATCAAATGTGTATGATCTTACATGGAACATGCATAATAATAAAAAAATAACCTACGGCGATATTTTTCAAGAAAATGAAATAGAACAATCATACTATAATTTTGAATATTCTAACATTAATTTTCTATTTAATTCCTTTGAAGAGTACGAACTGGAAGCTAAAAATTTAATAAATTTAAAAAAACCATTATTAAGAGTAGCATATGAAAAAACCTTACAAGCTAATCATATATTTAACTTATTAGACGCAAGAAAATCTATATCTTCAAACGAACGTCAAAATTATATTTTACGTATTCGGAAATTAACTACTCAAATTGCAATAAAATACTTAAATTTAAGAGAAAAATTAGGATTTCCGTTATGTTATAAAAAAAGAGAAATACATGACAAGAAAAACATTATTAATTGA
- the nfo gene encoding deoxyribonuclease IV, which produces MNYIGAHISSSGGVDKTVLRAVQIQATAFSFFTKNQRQWFSSPLMQKKIDFFRELCIKHTFTPQQILPHSSYLINLGHPIDDFLKKSRASFIDEIVRCSQLGLIFLNFHPGSHLNKITEESCLLRVSHSINIALEHTQNVIAVIENTAGQGTNIGYCFEHLSEIIRNVDDKSRVGVCIDTCHLFAAGYDLRTEQDCENTFKKFDDVIGLKYLKGIHLNDSKKKFNSRVDRHESLGLGEIGKLAFKWIIRNNNFHDIPIILETVNPIIWAEEIRWLRSQRKV; this is translated from the coding sequence ATGAATTATATTGGGGCGCATATTAGTTCTTCTGGTGGTGTAGACAAAACCGTTTTGCGTGCTGTTCAAATACAAGCAACAGCTTTTTCTTTTTTTACTAAAAATCAGCGTCAATGGTTTAGTTCTCCATTAATGCAAAAAAAAATAGATTTTTTTAGAGAATTATGTATTAAGCATACATTTACACCTCAACAAATTTTACCTCATAGTAGTTATTTAATTAATTTAGGTCATCCTATTGATGATTTTCTAAAAAAATCTAGAGCTTCTTTTATTGATGAAATAGTTCGCTGCAGTCAACTTGGTTTGATTTTTTTAAATTTTCATCCTGGTAGTCACTTAAATAAAATTACTGAAGAATCATGTTTATTAAGAGTTTCTCATTCTATTAATATAGCTTTAGAACATACTCAAAACGTAATTGCGGTTATAGAAAATACAGCAGGACAAGGAACGAATATTGGATATTGTTTTGAACATTTATCTGAAATTATTCGAAATGTTGATGATAAATCTAGAGTTGGAGTATGTATTGATACTTGTCATTTGTTTGCAGCGGGATATGATTTACGTACTGAACAAGATTGTGAAAATACATTTAAAAAATTTGATGATGTAATAGGATTAAAATATTTAAAAGGCATTCATTTAAATGATTCTAAAAAAAAATTTAATAGTCGAGTTGATCGTCATGAAAGTTTAGGATTAGGTGAAATAGGAAAACTTGCTTTTAAATGGATTATAAGAAATAATAATTTTCATGATATCCCAATCATTTTAGAAACAGTCAATCCTATAATATGGGCAGAAGAAATTCGTTGGTTAAGATCTCAAAGAAAAGTATAA